In Glandiceps talaboti chromosome 14, keGlaTala1.1, whole genome shotgun sequence, a single genomic region encodes these proteins:
- the LOC144445387 gene encoding uncharacterized protein LOC144445387, whose amino-acid sequence MIVTWVSNVGFVYNTLCGVHVRTLIFTTYLYKARMKTYFIIMHFITLLYIILSCVSTGYGFQCPQDGSLCYSSGGNKYTVEENTDVNSIKGTNLFLKIPSVDPHADICLFFTDARSKSRIIRKSNHSGRDQNDRLQLSFEVDKSGNHGLMIQNLSTVHEGRYQFWMNSAVPYFVSDNILTVLESAESDVPFSEEVWD is encoded by the exons ATGATTGTGACATGGGTGTCAAATGTCGGATTTGTATACAACACATTGTGCGGTGTCCATGTACGTACTCTGATATTCACAACTTACTTATACAAG GCAAGAATGAAAACCTATTTCATTATTATGCACTTTATCACCCTGTTATATATAATACTGTCATGTGTGTCTACTGGGTATGGCTTTCAGTGTCCTCAAGACG GGTCACTTTGTTACAGTTCTGGGGGAAATAAATATACAGTGGAAGAAAACACTGATGTAAATTCTATCAAAGGAACAAATCTTTTTTTGAAGATTCCTTCTGTTGATCCTCATGCTGATATTTGTTTATTCTTTACAG ATGCAAGGTCAAAATCACGTATCATTCGCAAAAGCAATCACTCAGGAAGAGACCAAAATGACAGGCTGCAGTTATCTTTTGAAGTTGACAAAAGTGGGAACCATGGACTTATGATACAAAATTTGAGTACAGTTCATGAAGGACGGTATCAATTTTGGATGAATTCAGCAGTTCCGTATTTTGTATCTGACAACATTTTAACTGTATTAGAATCTGCAG AAAGTGATGTACCTTTTTCTGAAGAAGTATGGGATTAA